TATCCCCTGTATGCGTTGTCCAACGCGGGCTCGCTGCTGGCGCTCCTGGGCTACCCGTTCCTCCTCGAGCCCTGGGTGGGGCGCGGCGCGCAGGCCTGGGCATGGAGCGTGGGCTTCGTCTTCTTCGCCGGCGCCTGCGCGGTGTGCGCGCTGGAGGTGATGAAGCAGCCCGCGGAGGCGCCCGCGCCCGCCACGGCGGCCACGCCCGTCACCGCCACGCCCGTGACGGAAGACGCCGGACGCGGCGAGAGCTTCGCCTCGGGAGCGCCCCCCACGGTGCGCGCCACGATGAAGTGGCTGGGGCTGAGCACCTGCGCCTCGGTGCTGCTGCTGGCGACGACGAACCAGCTCACCCAGGACGTGGCCGCGGGGCCCTTCCTCTGGGTGCTGCCGCTGGCCGTGTACCTGCTGACCTTCATCCTCGCCTTCTCGCGGGAGTCCTTCTACTCGCGCACCGTCTACGCCGTGCTGCTCATCGCCTCGGGAGCGGGCGTGGCGCACGCGCAGACGCAAGGGCCCCAGTCCTCGCTGGTGCTCCAGCTCGTGGCCTACTCAGGGGCGCTCTTCGCCGGAAGCATGGTGTGCCACGGCGAGCTGTACCGGCTGCGTCCCGCGCCCCGGTACCTCAGCGCCTTCTACCTGTGGGTCTCCGTGGGCGGCGTGCTGGGCGGGCTGCTCATCAGCGTGCTCGCGCCCGCGCTCTTCACGGCCTATTGGGAGTACCCGCTGGCCCTGGGCGCCTGCTGCGTCGTGGCGCTGGCGGGCATGGCGAAGCAGGCGGGGGAAGACGCGACGCGGACGCAGCGGCTGCAGCAAGTCCTTCGCGGCGCCATGTTGCTGCTGGTGGCCGGACACCTCACGTACACCATGGCCCGCGAGCAGGGCCGCGCGCGCTTCGCCTCGCGCAACTTCTTCGGTGTCGTCCGGGTGATGGAGCAGAGCGTGGGGGACCCGGAGCACCACCGCTTCAGCCTGCTCCACGGCGCCATCACCCACGGCTTCCAGCACGTGGCGCCGGAGCGAAAGTCCGTGGCCACCACGTACTACACGCCGGAGGCGGGACTGGGCCTCGCCATCGCCGAGCAACGCCGCCTGCGCGAGGCCCTGGGCCAGCCGCCGGGGCTGAACGTGGGCGTGTTGGGGCTGGGCATCGGCACGAGCGCGGCGCTGCTCCAGGCCGGGGACACCGGCCGCTTCTACGAAATCGACCCCGCGGTCATCGCCCTGGCGCGAGGGGAGGGCGGCTACTTCTCCTACCTGCGAGACACGCCCGCGAAGGTGGAGCTGGTGGAGGGGGACGCGCGCATCTCCCTGGAGCGGGAGCTGGAGGCAGGGGTGCGAGGCTTCGACGTGCTCGCGCTGGACACCTTCTCCTCGGACGCCGTGCCAGTGCACCTGCTCACGCGGGAGGCCGTGGCGCTCTACCGCGCGCACCTGGCGCCGCACGGCGTGCTGGTGATGCACATCAGCAACGTCCACCTGGACCTGGTGCCGCTGACGCTGTCGCACGCGCGGGCGCTGGGGCTGCACGCGGCCCTGGTCGTCAACGAAACGAAAGGCGACGCGCTTCGCAGCAACTGGATGGTGCTGAGCCCGGACCGCGAGTTCTCCTGGGGGCCCACCTTCACGCAGGCCACCTCGCGCGTGCGCAGGCTGGGCCTGCGGAGCGAGCCGGACTTCACCTGGACGGACGAGAAGAGCAGCGTGCTGCACGTGCTCCGCCGAGGCACCGGGCCGGCGGCGAGCGTGAAGGACGTGGAGGCCTCTTCCGGCCCCTCCGCCCCCGTCACCGCCGAGCCCGCCGCGGAGTGAGCCCGGGACGTCCTAGCCCGGCGGCCAGCCGAGCGGGCGTCCCGCCAGCAGGTGCAGGTGGATGTGGAACACCGTCTGGCCAGCGTGGGCGTGGGTGTTCATCACCAACCGGTAGCCACTGCTCGGGGCCGCGTGGCCGCGCTCCTCGGCCACCTTGGCGGCGGCGGTGAAGAGGTGGCCCACGACGGTCCGGTCCTCCGGCGAGATGTCGTTCACCGTCGCGATGTGCTTGCGGGGGATGAACAGCACGTGGGTGGGCGCCTGGGGGTTGATGTCCTCGAACGCCAGGCACTCGTCGTCGCGGTAGACGACCTTGGCGGGGATGAGCCCGTCGCGAATCTTGCAGAAGAGACAGTCGGACATGATTTCCGGCTTAGCAGCCACTGCGGGCCTGGGGAATGGGTTCGGTGGGCTTCCGTTGCCTGCCCGAAGCCCTGGGCCTCCCGCTGGCCCTCCCTATCGTTGAGACGCCAAGGAAGGCGGTCCCCGCAAAGGGGCCCACCGGTGATATCCACGGGCTGACGATGAAATCCATCCGCATCTCCCAGCTCCTCGAGGACCACGACTACGACCTGCGGCTGGTGCTCGTCGCCGGCCGGACCGGGTTGCCGCGGACCGTGGTGTCCTCGCGCATCCAGAAGCCGGGGCTGGCGCTGGCGGGCTTCACCGAGCACCTCCATCCGCACCGGGTGCAGGTCTTCGGCAACACGGAAATTTCGTACCTGGCCACCCTGCCGGAGCAGCGTCAGGTCGAGGCGCTGGCGCAGCTCTTCTCCGAAGAGGAGCTCGCGTGCGTGGTGGTGACCAAGGACCTGGAGATTCCCCAGGCCCTCGTCTCCGCGTGTGAAGGCGCGGGCCTGGCGCTGATGAAGACGCCGCTCTTGTCCAGCGAGTTCATCATGCGGGTGCAGACCTTCCTGGAAGAGGCCCTCACCGAGTCCAGCAGCCTTCACGGGGTGTTGATGGATGTGTTCGGCGTGGGCATCTTGCTGCTGGGCAAGAGTGGCATCGGCAAGAGTGAGATTGCCCTGGACCTGGTGATGCGGGCCCACCGCCTGGTGGCGGACGACATCGTGGACGTCACCCGCCGCAAGGGGGCCGTCTACGGTGCTGGCAACCCCGTCATCAAACATCACATGGAGATTCGCGGCCTGGGCATCATCAACATCAAGGACCTGTTCGGCGTCGCCGCGGTCCGCGAACAAAAGAAAATCGAGCTGGTCATCGAGCTCCAGGAGTGGGACCCCCACCAGGAGTATGACCGGCTGGGCGTCGAGGACCGGCACCTGCAGATTGTGGGGGTGGACATCCCCCTGTCGGTGGTGCCCGTTCGTCCGGGCCGCAACATGGCGACCATCATTGAAGTCGCAGCCCGCAACCAGTTGCTAAAGCTACAGGGACACCACTCGGCGAGAGAGTTCGCCGAGCGGCTCAATCGGGCCATCGCCGAAGGGGCGATGCGCCGCACCCTGGGAG
This genomic window from Myxococcus hansupus contains:
- a CDS encoding fused MFS/spermidine synthase, whose amino-acid sequence is MSRYAIAIFASAFLLFGVQPLVGRYSLPWYGGTPGVWTACMLFFQAVLLGGYAYSHGLASRLAPRTQARVHLGLLAVAVAVLGARALLSGSPVAPGPEWRPEGTAFAVPRLLAMLAATIGLPFFVLSTTGPLLQSWFARARPGRSPYPLYALSNAGSLLALLGYPFLLEPWVGRGAQAWAWSVGFVFFAGACAVCALEVMKQPAEAPAPATAATPVTATPVTEDAGRGESFASGAPPTVRATMKWLGLSTCASVLLLATTNQLTQDVAAGPFLWVLPLAVYLLTFILAFSRESFYSRTVYAVLLIASGAGVAHAQTQGPQSSLVLQLVAYSGALFAGSMVCHGELYRLRPAPRYLSAFYLWVSVGGVLGGLLISVLAPALFTAYWEYPLALGACCVVALAGMAKQAGEDATRTQRLQQVLRGAMLLLVAGHLTYTMAREQGRARFASRNFFGVVRVMEQSVGDPEHHRFSLLHGAITHGFQHVAPERKSVATTYYTPEAGLGLAIAEQRRLREALGQPPGLNVGVLGLGIGTSAALLQAGDTGRFYEIDPAVIALARGEGGYFSYLRDTPAKVELVEGDARISLERELEAGVRGFDVLALDTFSSDAVPVHLLTREAVALYRAHLAPHGVLVMHISNVHLDLVPLTLSHARALGLHAALVVNETKGDALRSNWMVLSPDREFSWGPTFTQATSRVRRLGLRSEPDFTWTDEKSSVLHVLRRGTGPAASVKDVEASSGPSAPVTAEPAAE
- a CDS encoding histidine triad nucleotide-binding protein; amino-acid sequence: MSDCLFCKIRDGLIPAKVVYRDDECLAFEDINPQAPTHVLFIPRKHIATVNDISPEDRTVVGHLFTAAAKVAEERGHAAPSSGYRLVMNTHAHAGQTVFHIHLHLLAGRPLGWPPG
- the hprK gene encoding HPr(Ser) kinase/phosphatase yields the protein MKSIRISQLLEDHDYDLRLVLVAGRTGLPRTVVSSRIQKPGLALAGFTEHLHPHRVQVFGNTEISYLATLPEQRQVEALAQLFSEEELACVVVTKDLEIPQALVSACEGAGLALMKTPLLSSEFIMRVQTFLEEALTESSSLHGVLMDVFGVGILLLGKSGIGKSEIALDLVMRAHRLVADDIVDVTRRKGAVYGAGNPVIKHHMEIRGLGIINIKDLFGVAAVREQKKIELVIELQEWDPHQEYDRLGVEDRHLQIVGVDIPLSVVPVRPGRNMATIIEVAARNQLLKLQGHHSAREFAERLNRAIAEGAMRRTLGEEVE